ttttcaCAAGaatcagttttggcgggaaatgcaTTTTGATGAGAAAACGCATTTTCGATTTTGAGGGGGGGGGGAACACGTTCCAgcgggaaaacatgttttgtggttttggcgggaaaacgtgtttttgtgttttggggAAAAAATGTGTGTTTGGtgttttggcgtgaaaacgcgtttttgtgattttggcatgaaaacacgtttttgtgattttggcatgaaaacacgttttgcaattttggcgggaaaacacgtttttgcaattttgtgCGGAAATgcatttttagggttttggcgtgaaaattttgattttaggtTTTCGCGGGAGAATGCGTTTTTATGGTTTTGTCAGTCTTCGTGTAtgacaaaatgatattatgtttatgtttgtaatttgtgaattaaATCAGGGAcataatagacattatactATATTGAATGATTCATCTTCATCCAAATGGTCTAAATTGGATCAGTTGAATagactttaaaattaagcctaaattttCGGAAGTCATCCGGATGATCCATCCAGATGAGTTGCACGTTTAGTGTCTAAACGAACAAAACTCTCATTTCCATCCGGAGAAACAAACAAGTCCTAAATCAATGACACCCTTCGTCGGAAGCAGAAACATGTGCACGCGCGAGAGCTAAGAATTGGCCGTTAACTCACATTTTGCCAATAGCTAACTAGCCTTTACCCTCTCCTTGTTGTCTtggtattaaataaaaatagtaaaaaaatacaaattcttcagcttcattcttttgattttataatgtatAAAATCACTCCACTGGTTCATTCATTCGTGTATCCTTTTGTAACACCCCCTCAAAAAATGTAAATCACAGCTCATATATGATACCAATTCAGCTCAAACGTGCCCGGAATGAGTCGATGATGGATTATCATCCATAGcgttgatccaaaaaaaaaaaaaaaaacaaaacacaactcAGTTGAGTTTGATTGATTCTGTCGGAAAATTTTCGTGATTCTATATGTGTCTGATTGTTGAAATCATCGGTAATCTAAAGTGGGTTTTATCtggatttatgttttttttattgcagATCTTCAAACCGAGTTTGATTGATTTTGCAATTACTGGTGAGCTTTGATTGAATTATACTCTTTTTCTAAAGTTTACTTCTTTTTATTGATTTAGTATCCAATATGAGATTATCCTGAAATTTTATTGGATGTTCCGTCGAACCGGTGGTTTCTTTGTGTTCTGTCTCTTTTTAGTGGTGAATTGCTTTTTGATCTGATCGTGTTGAGATTTTTAAACCAACGAAAAGCTTTGTTCTATGGATTATAATGATTTGATTTGCTGAGATGTTAAGATCATTTTCATAGGAAAGTTGCTGACTTTTAACTTATCCCCCAAAGAATGATGTCAGAGCTAATCTCTCATTGGTCCCAACGTTACTATCATCTCTGCTATTAAATCTAGTTTCTTTGGATCATTTTGATACATagttatcaaattttaaaaaaaacacatgacTTTGGAGTGTCATTATCAATGTTGTCTTTCTCTcctcttttttgtttcttgggtgattgatttttatttatttctttgatTGTTTTCTTAGCGTTGTTCCATCATGTTAGAGACTCCGAACTATCTCGTCTCAAGAGACTTACCATCTTCATGTGCGGAAGAGATCAAGTCGATATATAACGCACACTACATGCTTCAGCTTTACTTGAAGAAGCGCTTGTTAGACAATGATGATACTCATGGTCAGCAAGGTGGTGGTGATCAGCAGAGTTCACCAGTAACTCTACTCGACCAAAACGCGCTTCTCAACTGCTTAGCTCACTGCTCCTTATCAGATTTCAAATCCATCGCCTCAACGAGCAAAACCTTCCGCTCGCTCATCAAGGACAGCGAGCTGTACAGGCTGAGACGAGCGAAGGGCATCGTGGAGCATTGGATCTACTTCTCCTGCAGGCTCCTTGAATGGGAAGCATATGATCCAAACGGAGACAGATGGCTACGTGTACCCAAAATGACGTTCAACGAATGTTTCATGTGTTCTGACAAAGAATCTCTCGCTGTCGGCACAGAGCTTCTCGTCTTCGGTAAAGAGATTACGTCTCATGTGATATACAAGTACAGCATCTTGACCAACACGTGGACGTCTGGGATGCAAATGAACACTCCTAGGTGCTTGTTTGGATCAGCGAGTCTAGGCGAGGTGGCGGTTATAGCCGGAGGATGTGACCCGAGTTGGAGGATACTGAGCTCCGCGGAGGTTTATAACTCGGAGACAGGGGAGTGGACTGTCATACCGAGCATGAACAAGGCGAGGAAGATGTGTTCGAGCGTGTTCATGGACGGGAACTATTACGTTATTGGAGGGATCGGAGAGGGAAACTCTGAGATGCTTATGTGTGGTGAAGTGTATGATTTAAAGAAGATGACGTGGAGTTTGATACCTAATATGTTACCGGAGAGAAGcaacggaggaggaggaggaggaggaggtcaGGGAAAGGAgacttcctcctcctccgcaaTGGCGGCTTCAGCTGCGCCGCCGCTTGTAGCGGTTGTGAAAGATGAGCTTTATGCTGCGAGCTATGAGCAGCAGGAGGTGAGGAGATATGATAAAGGGTGTAACGTGTGGAATAAAGTTGGGAACTTGCCGGAGAGAGCTTCTTCGATGAACGGTTGGGGGATGGCGTTTAGGGCTTGTGGGGATAAGTTGGTGGTGGTTGGAGGGCCTAGGACACTGGGAGGAGGGTTTGTAGAGATCAATGCTTGTGTCCCAAGGGATGGTGAGTCTCTATATTGGAGAGTTCTTGCTTCAAAGCCATCAGGAAGCTTTGTGTATAATTGTGCAGTTATGGGATGTTGATGAAGACTTGAGAGCCAAGCTATTGACTTGTTTATTAGGGTTCTTACATGTTGTTTTCAACAGTTTTCTGTTGATGATTGGGGTCAAGAGAGTTTATGTTCTCTTCATTGTCTTTGTGGGTTATTGTTGTTCAGATAGAACCGGGAACTGAACAAGTTTCAat
This Brassica napus cultivar Da-Ae chromosome C6, Da-Ae, whole genome shotgun sequence DNA region includes the following protein-coding sequences:
- the LOC106403154 gene encoding F-box/kelch-repeat protein At1g74510-like, whose amino-acid sequence is MLETPNYLVSRDLPSSCAEEIKSIYNAHYMLQLYLKKRLLDNDDTHGQQGGGDQQSSPVTLLDQNALLNCLAHCSLSDFKSIASTSKTFRSLIKDSELYRLRRAKGIVEHWIYFSCRLLEWEAYDPNGDRWLRVPKMTFNECFMCSDKESLAVGTELLVFGKEITSHVIYKYSILTNTWTSGMQMNTPRCLFGSASLGEVAVIAGGCDPSWRILSSAEVYNSETGEWTVIPSMNKARKMCSSVFMDGNYYVIGGIGEGNSEMLMCGEVYDLKKMTWSLIPNMLPERSNGGGGGGGGQGKETSSSSAMAASAAPPLVAVVKDELYAASYEQQEVRRYDKGCNVWNKVGNLPERASSMNGWGMAFRACGDKLVVVGGPRTLGGGFVEINACVPRDGESLYWRVLASKPSGSFVYNCAVMGC